In Streptomyces sp. NBC_01231, the sequence GCAGGTGGTTGGGGATCAGTGTCGGCAGCCCGATGCCAAGGTTGACGTACTCGCCGTCGCGCAGTTCGCGGGCCGCGCGGACGGCCATCTCGTCCCGTGTCCAGGCCATCAGACCCGCACCTTTCTGGGTGTCACCGTGAGGTTCTCGATCTTCTTGTCCGCGACCTGCCCGAGGCTGAGGGCCACCACGCGCTGGACGAAGATGCCCGGCAGGTGAACATGGTCGGGGTCGACAGCACCCGGTTCGACCAGTTCCTCCACCTCGGCGATCGTGATGCGGCCCGCCATGGCGGCGAGGGGGTTGAAGTTGCGGGCCGACTTGTTGAACACGAGGTTGCCGTGCCGGTCGCCCCTCGCCGCACGCACCAGGGCGAAGTCGGTGGTGATGCCGTGTTCCAGGACGTGTTCCACGCCGTCGAACGCGCGGACCTCTTTGGCCGGTGAGGCGACGGCGACGCCGCCCCTGCCGTCGTACCGCCAGGGCAGCCCGCCGTCGGCGACCTGGGTGCCGACCCCGGCCGGGGTGTAGAAGGCCGGGATGCCGCAGCCCCCGGCCCGCAGCCGCTCGGCGAGGGTGCCCTGCGGGATCAGCTCCAACTCGATCTCGCCGCCCAGGTACTGGCGGGCGAACTCCTTGTTGCCGCCGATGTAGCTGCCGGTGACCCGGGATATCCGGCCCGCGGCGAGGAGCACGGCGAGGCCGGATTCCATCGCCCCGCAGTTGTTGGAGACGACGTCGAGTCCCGTGACGCCGCTGTCGTACAGGGCCTGGATCAGGGCCCCCGGAATTCCGCTGAGCCCGAAGCCGCCGACGGCGAGGGACGCCCCGTGGGGGACGTCCGCGACCGCCTCGGCCGCGGAGGCGACCACCTTGTCCATCCGCCTGCCTACTTTCTGCGGGGCGCCTGCGCCCCCCGCGCTGATTGAACTCGGGTTCACCATGGTTCGTCCGGGGGCGTCGGCCCCGGGGCCGAGCACGGCTGCCGGTGCGCGCCCGCCATGCTCGGCATGGGCGACGCCGGATCCGCGGCTCTACGCCGGCAGCTCGGTCAACAGCCGGCGGTAGACGCGCGCGTAGGCGGTCAGCTGCCCCAGCGACAGGGCGTCGCGACGGGGGTCGTCGGCGGCCGGTTTCGCCTGCGGGCCGAGGCGCACGGTGTCGACGCCGTGGGCGCGCAGCACCACACCATCGGTCGAGCCCGTCCATCCGGTGATCGGCGGCGGCTGCGCGCCGAACTCGTCGAGCCAGGCCGCCCGGGCGGCCGTCACCACCGGGGCGTCGGCCGACGTCGCCGCGGCTGCCGCGACCAGCTCGGCCTCGACCTCGACCCCGCAGTCGCGCAGAACTGACTGAGCACACCGTGCCCGCAGCCGGTCGGCCAGCTCGGCCGCCAGCACCGCCGGCTCCAGCCGGTCACCGGCGACGACGTACAGATCGATCCGCAGCTGGGCCGGCAACAGGTCCGGCTTGTCCGGCCACCCCCCACTGATCGCGCCGATGCCACACGCCCGGCCGGTCTGCCCCACCCGCGGGTCGGCGGCCAGGTAGGCCGTGCGCCAGCGGGCCAGCTCGTCCAGGACGACCCCGGCCGAGGCGAGGACTCCCCCGGGCGGCGTGGCCGACTCCGCCGCCATCGCGGCGCCGGAGCGGCCGGTCACCCGGACGGTCAGATAGAGCGCGCCCGGCTCGTGCCACAGCAGCGTGGGCGGGCCGCACTTGGCGACGATCGCCGAGTGCGGCAACGGGTGGGTGTCGGCGTAGGCCTCCAGGCCGGTGGTTCCGCCACAGCGGCGGTGTGTCCCGGAGCCGGCGAGCAGCAGCCGCCCGGCGCCCGCCTCGGCGAACGCGACCAGCGCGGCGGCCGCCGGCCCGCGGGCGACCCCGAGACCGAAGCCGGCCACCACGTCACCGTGCACCCCGAGCGGACCGGCGGGCGCGGCGTTGCCGGTGACGAGCCGGTTGTACGGCCCGCCGTCGTCCAGCGACGTGTCGAGGTGGGAGTACAGCAGCGGCCCGGGCCCGTGTGCGGCGATCAGGCTGCCGCCCGCGGGGCCGTGCTCGAGTACCTGCCATTCGACGTGCGGCCACCGCTGCGCGCACCAGCCACGCAGCCGGTGGGCCGCCGTCCGCTCCTGGCCTCGGGGGGCGGGAGTCGCGTCGAGCAGGTGCAGCACGTCGAGGAGCTGCTGTCTCAAAAACGTCCCCAGTCGTCGGACGCCGGACGCCACACGTCGATGTTGCGCGGGTCGGCCGGCATCCTGCGGGCCCGGTGCGTCTCGTGCTCCTCCGGCGTGAACACCCGGTGGCGGTCGCACAGTTCGAACCGCGGGCCGAAGCGGGGATCGTGCAGGTAGAACGCGATCGACGTCGACGCCGAGTGGTTGACGATGTCGGAGGCGATCGGCGCGCCCTTGTAGAGCGCGCGGGCGCGCATCCGCATGACGTGGTCGAGGCTCTTCATCGCGAAGCACAGGTGCGCGACGTAGTGCTCCTTGTTGTTCTGCACCGCGAGGCTGTGATGGTGGCGGTCCTCGCCGCGGAAGAACGTGGTCGACCCGACGACGTGGTCCGAGGGCAGGAACCTCAGCACGTTCTGGTAGAAGTCCTGCGTCTCCTGGTACTTCGTGGTGGCGATGAAGGGGTGGACCAGGTCGAGCGGCCGGATCTCGATGTGCGGCGGCTCGGCGTACTCCTGGAACTCGGTGAACAGCTCGATGATGAGGCCGTTGGGGTCCTTGACCGCGAAGCCGTTCTCGCACAGCGCCTGCTGCCGCTCCTGCAGTTCGTGGACGTCGAGGCCGGCGTCGAGGACGCTCTTGTGCAGCTGCTCCAGGACTTCCTCGCTCTCGACGCTGTAGCCGACCGCGGTCGTCCACCCGTCAGTGCGCTCGGGCGCGTTGATCAGCTCGATCGCGTGGTGCTCGATGTCGGCGCGCAGGTAGGCGTACTCATCCGTGCGCTGCTCCAGTTGCAGCCCGACGTGGTACTCGAGGAAGTCGATGGTGGCCTGCATGTCCGGAACCTCGATCCGGGCGTACTCCATGCCGTACGGGCCGTGTGGGCGGGTGCTCACGGGCGCTGTCCTTCCTGGGGCGAGCGAGGGACGCTCGGCGTACTCGAACGAGGTGATGGCCTGCCGGTCGATGACCGGTCGCCAGCGCGTGTGCACGAAGCTCTCGTGGGACTCGCTGCCGAGATAGGCCAGCAGGTCGTCCGGGCTGTCGAAGTCGACGGCCATGGTGTGGGTGAAGGTCCGGTCGCGGGTGCTGATGTTCTCGCCGAGGGCGAAGCCGCGCATGGCCGGGTACCGGTCCGGGAAGGTGCGCAGTTCGGCCAGCACGGACTCCCGTGTGGCCTGGTCGACCGAGTCGGCGAAGCGGAAGGACAGGGTGTGTCGGATCATCGGGTCACCATCCGTCGCCGGCTAGAGGATGAAGCTGAGCCGGGCGCCTGCCGCCAGCGACTCGTGGCCGAGGACCGAGCGCCGCAACCGGAAACGCAGTCCGTCCTCGGTGGGCACCAGCACATGCTCGTACCAGCCGACGTAGGCGTCGAAGTGGCCGTCGCGGGCGCGGTGCACCACGAAGGACGCCGCCACCCGGAAGGAATCCTCCGTGTGCTCGGACAGCCGCACGTTGGACACCAGCCGGTGCGTGCGCGAGTGCGGGTTCTCGGCGTGCGCCTTGCGGGACTTCAGTCGCTTGATCCGAGCGCGGAGCAGGTCCCAGTCGTCGTCGACGAACGATCCGGTCTCGTGCGGCGACCAGCCGGGGCGGTAGTCGGTGGTCGGGATCTCGTAGCGGGCGCCGGGCTCGAAGAGGGCCAGCCAGCCGTCGTAGTCCCAGTGATCGAGGATGTCCGCCTCGGAGTAGAGGAAGTCCTCCACCTCCGGCCGGGTGATGGTGCGTCCTTGGCACCGCACGGAGTGGGTGTTGGTGGTCGCCGTCATCGCACGTCCCTCCCCTCGAGGAAGGACGCCGGTCGCTCGCCGTGGACCTGGAGGCCGTCCTCAAGACCGACGGCGTCGATCCAGTGCCGCCAGAAGCCCCGCATCGCGCCTTCGTCGGTCGACCTGCCCTGCACACCCTTGACCTCGTCGGCCATGCCGCGTGACATGTCGCTGTAGTCCAGCTCGGGCACAGCAGTGCCCGCCGTGGCCTGGATGCCGCGCTGGACCGCCTCGTACGCCTCGATGTCGTCCGGCGTGGCGAGCCCGCCCGGGCCGACGAAGCTGACGACCGTCTTCATCCGCAGGGCGCGCGCGGCCGAGTCCTCGTCGCGCGGGACCAGCTGCCAGGCGCGGACGTCGGTCTGGTCGGGCGCCACCGGCTCCAGCTGCCGGATCGAGAGCCCCTCGATGTCGAACAGGAGCAGGTTCGGGAACACGAACAGGATGTGGCTCTCGTCGGCCACGTAATGCGCCCGCTCCTCCCCCAGCCGCTGCGCCATCTCGGCCCGGTGCTGCTCCGTGCGCACCCGCTCGTCCTCGCCGAAGCGCGGTTCCCAGAGCATGCTGATCCGCCCGCCGTGCCCGGTCAGGACCAGCAGTCCATGGCCGTTGCCGAGGTTGTACGCGTACTGGTTGTCGTCGGTGACGG encodes:
- a CDS encoding CoA transferase subunit A, which gives rise to MDKVVASAAEAVADVPHGASLAVGGFGLSGIPGALIQALYDSGVTGLDVVSNNCGAMESGLAVLLAAGRISRVTGSYIGGNKEFARQYLGGEIELELIPQGTLAERLRAGGCGIPAFYTPAGVGTQVADGGLPWRYDGRGGVAVASPAKEVRAFDGVEHVLEHGITTDFALVRAARGDRHGNLVFNKSARNFNPLAAMAGRITIAEVEELVEPGAVDPDHVHLPGIFVQRVVALSLGQVADKKIENLTVTPRKVRV
- a CDS encoding Dabb family protein, coding for MIRHTLSFRFADSVDQATRESVLAELRTFPDRYPAMRGFALGENISTRDRTFTHTMAVDFDSPDDLLAYLGSESHESFVHTRWRPVIDRQAITSFEYAERPSLAPGRTAPVSTRPHGPYGMEYARIEVPDMQATIDFLEYHVGLQLEQRTDEYAYLRADIEHHAIELINAPERTDGWTTAVGYSVESEEVLEQLHKSVLDAGLDVHELQERQQALCENGFAVKDPNGLIIELFTEFQEYAEPPHIEIRPLDLVHPFIATTKYQETQDFYQNVLRFLPSDHVVGSTTFFRGEDRHHHSLAVQNNKEHYVAHLCFAMKSLDHVMRMRARALYKGAPIASDIVNHSASTSIAFYLHDPRFGPRFELCDRHRVFTPEEHETHRARRMPADPRNIDVWRPASDDWGRF
- a CDS encoding aromatic-ring-hydroxylating dioxygenase subunit beta, which gives rise to MTATTNTHSVRCQGRTITRPEVEDFLYSEADILDHWDYDGWLALFEPGARYEIPTTDYRPGWSPHETGSFVDDDWDLLRARIKRLKSRKAHAENPHSRTHRLVSNVRLSEHTEDSFRVAASFVVHRARDGHFDAYVGWYEHVLVPTEDGLRFRLRRSVLGHESLAAGARLSFIL